Below is a genomic region from Bacillus mycoides.
GTGGGCGAAAGAGTTTTTAGAGAAGAATGCAGAAATTGAATCCATTATGTTAGCTACAGTAGATGAAGCACATAAAATAAATATTTTGTTAAAAAAATGAAAAATATACGCATTTTGTCGTTTCATACATATGATACAATAGTGTGGACAACGAAAAAGGAGGCGATACGATGGGATATGTAGAAGAATTACGAAAAATAGTTGGTCATCGCCCTTTAATTTTAGTTGGTGCTGTTGTACTCGTTATAAATGAAAGTGGATATGTATTATTACAGCAAAGAACAGAGCCGTACGGAAAATGGGGGTTGCCTGGCGGGCTAATGGAGCTTGGTGAATCACCAGAAGAAACAGCTTACCGTGAAGTATATGAAGAGACAGGAATAGAAGTAAAGAACCTCCGATTAATCAATGTATTTTCTGGGGCGAACTATTTTTCAAAATTAACAAACGGTGATGAGTTTCAATCCGTAACGACAGCCTATTATACCGATGAATACGAAGGGAATTTTGTTATGAATAAAGAAGAAGCGGTTCAGCTTAAATTCTTCCCGGTAACAGAGCTACCTGATTATATTGTAGGATCGCATAAAAAAATGATTGGTGAATATATGAAAATTATGGAAAAAGAGATATGATAATGGTGAAAGAAATACAAAAACACAGCTCTGGTTGGTAGTCCAGACGCATGATTTTATGTCAGTAACCTTCCCCTCCGGGATGTCCAGTATTTCTAATTTTTTTAAAGGAGGGGCTGTCAATGGATTTGACAGTATATCACGATGGTCAATTTTTTGTAGGAATTATTACATGTAAAGAAAAAGGGAAGTTGTATGGAGCAAGGTATATTTTTGGAACGGAACCTTCAGACGAAGAAGTACTTATATTTGTGAATGGTCCAATGTTAGCATATTTCCAGCATGTTGCAAAATGTGGTGTGGAAGTGGAAGAAAAACAGCGTCCCAAAAATATAAAACGTATCATACGACAAGCGGCAAAAGAAGTAAATGTAAAGCGTTTTACTAAGGCACAAGAAGCGATTAGTTTATCTTATGAATTGTATAAACAAGAAAAGAAAGTGCAGTCTAAAGAGAAGCGAGAAGCTGAAAAACAAAGAAGACGTTTAATTAAAGTACAAAAAGCAAAGCAAAAGCATCGTGGCCATTAAAAAAAAGGTGTTAGAGCAAGGGCTCTAACACCTTTTCTATGCCTAAATACAAGTAAACTTACTTGTATTTCATAAACATTAACTGGTAAGATACAAATAGATAGTTTTAGAGGAGGGAAAAGATTGATTAATTTTAACTTTTTTATGAATGATGTTGTCCGCCAAGCGCGTGAAGAGATTGTCTCTGCTGGATATACAGAATTGACGACGCCGGAAGCAGTAGAAGAAGCGTTTAAAAGAAATGGAACAACACTTGTAATGGTAAACTCTGTATGTGGTTGTGCAGGTGGTATTGCTCGTCCTGCTGCTGCGCATTCCGTACATTATGATAAACGTCCTAACCATCTTGTAACGGTGTTTGCAGGTCAAGATAAAGAAGCAACAGCAACAGCTCGTGAATATTTCGAAGGATATCCACCTTCTTCTCCATCATTCGCTTTATTAAAAGATGGAAAAATTGTAACGATGGTAGAACGTCATGAAATTGAAGGTCATGAACCAATGCAAGTTATTGCAAAACTACAATCTTATTTCGAAGAGAATTGTGAAGAACTATAAATATAAGCGAAAAGGCGGTACGTCCACAATGAAGTGGATGTACCGCCTTTTTTATTTAGTTTTTAAAATAATTAAACATGCAGGAAGTTGTTGTTTTATGCATGTTTTCATGCATTAACAACAGCTTTAATGCTGTTTTTTTATTTATTTTTATTTTAAATATTGCATAAAAATGAAAGTACTGATACAATACAAACATCGAATAAATATTCTATTAAACTTTTAAATATACATTATTAGGGGGAAGAAAGATGAAGAAGTTGTTATCAATATCGTTTGCACTTATTTTAATTGTAAGTATATTCAGTGCTTGTAGTAATGGGGAAGAAAAGGCTACTGGAAAAAATAAAAAAGTACTCGTTATGGGGACTTCAGCAGACTATAAACCGTATGAATACGTAGAAGCTTCAAAAAGTGATGAAATTATCGGCTTTGATGTTGATATTGCCAAATATATCGGAAAAGAACTTGGATACGAAGTGAAAGTGAAAGACATGGATTTCGGCGGATTATTAGCATCTCTTAATTCAGGAAAAGTTGATTTCGTTATGGCGGGTATGACGCCAACTGCAGAGCGTAAAAATAATGCTGATTTCACAGATATATATTTTGTTGCAAAAAATATGATCGTTTCAAAAAAGGGCTCTAATATTAAATCGTTAGAAGATTTAAAAGGGAAAAAAGTAGGAGTACAAACAGGATCAATTCAAGAAGAAAAGGCAAAAGAATTTCAGAAACAAGTCGATTTCAAAGCTGAGGGACGTGACCGTATACCAGAAATCGTACAAGAAATTAAAGCTGGTCGTTTTGACGCTGCAATTATAGAAGACACAGTTGCAAAAAATTATTTAGAAAAAATGAAAGAACTACAAGGAATTGAAATTCAAGAAGCACCAGAAGAAGTAGGTGCAGCAATTGCTCTTCCGAAAAATAGTGATAAAACAGAAGAATTTAATAAAGTAATTAAGAAAATGCAAGAAAATGGAGAAATGGATAAATTAGTGAAGAAATGGTTTGGCAGCGGAAAATAAGCTGCCTTTCACTTTTCTGTGAGGGGAATGAAAAGGATGAATCTAGATTTT
It encodes:
- a CDS encoding BrxA/BrxB family bacilliredoxin — its product is MNDVVRQAREEIVSAGYTELTTPEAVEEAFKRNGTTLVMVNSVCGCAGGIARPAAAHSVHYDKRPNHLVTVFAGQDKEATATAREYFEGYPPSSPSFALLKDGKIVTMVERHEIEGHEPMQVIAKLQSYFEENCEEL
- a CDS encoding NUDIX hydrolase translates to MGYVEELRKIVGHRPLILVGAVVLVINESGYVLLQQRTEPYGKWGLPGGLMELGESPEETAYREVYEETGIEVKNLRLINVFSGANYFSKLTNGDEFQSVTTAYYTDEYEGNFVMNKEEAVQLKFFPVTELPDYIVGSHKKMIGEYMKIMEKEI
- a CDS encoding transporter substrate-binding domain-containing protein, which gives rise to MKKLLSISFALILIVSIFSACSNGEEKATGKNKKVLVMGTSADYKPYEYVEASKSDEIIGFDVDIAKYIGKELGYEVKVKDMDFGGLLASLNSGKVDFVMAGMTPTAERKNNADFTDIYFVAKNMIVSKKGSNIKSLEDLKGKKVGVQTGSIQEEKAKEFQKQVDFKAEGRDRIPEIVQEIKAGRFDAAIIEDTVAKNYLEKMKELQGIEIQEAPEEVGAAIALPKNSDKTEEFNKVIKKMQENGEMDKLVKKWFGSGK
- a CDS encoding YjdF family protein, coding for MDLTVYHDGQFFVGIITCKEKGKLYGARYIFGTEPSDEEVLIFVNGPMLAYFQHVAKCGVEVEEKQRPKNIKRIIRQAAKEVNVKRFTKAQEAISLSYELYKQEKKVQSKEKREAEKQRRRLIKVQKAKQKHRGH